A single genomic interval of Camelina sativa cultivar DH55 chromosome 11, Cs, whole genome shotgun sequence harbors:
- the LOC104725070 gene encoding chlorophyllase-2, chloroplastic isoform X2 has translation MSSSSSRNAFEDGKYKTDLLTVDSSSRCCKTMPSSRASPSPPKQLLVATPVEEGEYPVVMLLHGYLLYNSFYSQLMVHVSSHGFILIAPQLYSVAGPDTMDEIKSTAEIIDWLSIGLNHFLPAQVILNLSKFALSGHSRGGKTAFAVALKKFGYSSDLKISTLIGIDPVDGTGKGQQTPPPVLAYEPNSFDLDKMPVLVIGSGLGETARNPLFPPCAPPGVNHREFFRECQSPAWHFVAKDYGHLDMLDDDTKGIRGKSSYCLCKNGEERRPMRRFVGGIVVSFLKAYLEGDKFELVKIKDGCHEGVPVEIQEFEVTI, from the exons atgtcctcttcttcatcaagaaaCGCCTTTGAAGATGGCAAATACAAAACAGATCTCTTAACCGTGGACTCATCATCTCGCTGCTGCAAAACGATGCCGTCTTCTCGAGCTTCGCCGTCTCCGCCAAAGCAGCTGTTGGTGGCGACGCCGGTGGAGGAAGGAGAATATCCGGTTGTGATGCTACTCCATGGTTACCTTCTCTACAACTCCTTTTATTCTCAGCTTATGGTGCATGTCTCTTCTCATGGCTTCATCCTCATCGCTCCTCAG TTATATAGTGTAGCCGGACCGGACACAATGGACGAGATTAAATCAACGGCGGAGATTATTGATTGGTTATCAATAGGACTTAACCACTTTCTTCCAGCACAAGTAATACTAAACTTATCCAAGTTCGCACTCTCAGGCCATAGCCGCGGAGGCAAAACCGCGTTTGCGGTCGCTCTAAAGAAATTTGGGTACTCCTCGGATCTAAAGATCTCAACATTGATCGGTATAGATCCAGTTGATGGAACAGGGAAAGGACAACAAACCCCTCCTCCAGTTTTAGCTTATGAACCAAACTCATTTGACCTAGACAAAATGCCGGTACTTGTCATAGGTTCGGGGCTTGGTGAAACCGCTCGAAACCCGTTGTTCCCTCCTTGCGCGCCTCCCGGAGTGAACCACCGAGAGTTCTTCCGGGAATGTCAAAGTCCAGCATGGCATTTCGTCGCAAAGGATTACGGGCATTTGGACATGCTTGATGATGATACAAAAGGGATTAGAGGAAAGAGTTCTTACTGTTTGTGTAAGAATGGTGAAGAGAGAAGACCAATGAGGAGATTTGTTGGTGGAATCGTTGTGTCGTTTTTGAAGGCTTATTTGGAAGGAGATAAATTTGAATTGGTTAAGATCAAAGATGGGTGTCACGAGGGTGTTCCAGTTGAAATTCAAGAGTTTGAGGTTACCATATAA
- the LOC104725070 gene encoding chlorophyllase-2, chloroplastic isoform X1, with amino-acid sequence MSSSSSRNAFEDGKYKTDLLTVDSSSRCCKTMPSSRASPSPPKQLLVATPVEEGEYPVVMLLHGYLLYNSFYSQLMVHVSSHGFILIAPQLYSVAGPDTMDEIKSTAEIIDWLSIGLNHFLPAQVILNLSKFALSGHSRGGKTAFAVALKKFGYSSDLKISTLIGIDPVDGTGKGQQTPPPVLAYEPNSFDLDKMPVLVIGSGLGETARNPLFPPCAPPGVNHREFFRECQSPAWHFVAKDYGHLDMLDDDTKGIRGKSSYCLCKNGEERRPMRRFVGGIVVSFLKAYLEGDKFELVKIKDGCHEGVPVEIQEFEVTI; translated from the exons atgtcctcttcttcatcaagaaaCGCCTTTGAAGATGGCAAATACAAAACAGATCTCTTAACCGTGGACTCATCATCTCGCTGCTGCAAAACGATGCCGTCTTCTCGAGCTTCGCCGTCTCCGCCAAAGCAGCTGTTGGTGGCGACGCCGGTGGAGGAAGGAGAATATCCGGTTGTGATGCTACTCCATG GTTACCTTCTCTACAACTCCTTTTATTCTCAGCTTATGGTGCATGTCTCTTCTCATGGCTTCATCCTCATCGCTCCTCAG TTATATAGTGTAGCCGGACCGGACACAATGGACGAGATTAAATCAACGGCGGAGATTATTGATTGGTTATCAATAGGACTTAACCACTTTCTTCCAGCACAAGTAATACTAAACTTATCCAAGTTCGCACTCTCAGGCCATAGCCGCGGAGGCAAAACCGCGTTTGCGGTCGCTCTAAAGAAATTTGGGTACTCCTCGGATCTAAAGATCTCAACATTGATCGGTATAGATCCAGTTGATGGAACAGGGAAAGGACAACAAACCCCTCCTCCAGTTTTAGCTTATGAACCAAACTCATTTGACCTAGACAAAATGCCGGTACTTGTCATAGGTTCGGGGCTTGGTGAAACCGCTCGAAACCCGTTGTTCCCTCCTTGCGCGCCTCCCGGAGTGAACCACCGAGAGTTCTTCCGGGAATGTCAAAGTCCAGCATGGCATTTCGTCGCAAAGGATTACGGGCATTTGGACATGCTTGATGATGATACAAAAGGGATTAGAGGAAAGAGTTCTTACTGTTTGTGTAAGAATGGTGAAGAGAGAAGACCAATGAGGAGATTTGTTGGTGGAATCGTTGTGTCGTTTTTGAAGGCTTATTTGGAAGGAGATAAATTTGAATTGGTTAAGATCAAAGATGGGTGTCACGAGGGTGTTCCAGTTGAAATTCAAGAGTTTGAGGTTACCATATAA
- the LOC104725072 gene encoding 1,2-dihydroxy-3-keto-5-methylthiopentene dioxygenase 4, producing the protein MALEAWFMDDSNEDQRLPHHRNPKEFVSLDYLSELGVLYWKLNPENYENDSELGKIREERGYDYMDLLDLCPEKVSNYEEKLRNFFTEHIHKDEEIRYCLAGSGYFDVRDKDDRWIRIWMQPGDLIVLPAGIYHRFTLDTSNYIKLMRLFVGEPVWTAYNRPQEEHPVRKQYTKGLTHKFGEAIKAH; encoded by the exons ATGGCTCTTGAG GCATGGTTTATGGATGATAGCAATGAAGATCAGAGACTTCCTCATCATCGTAACCCCAAAGAGTTTGTCTCCTTGGATTACTTGtcag AGTTGGGAGTGTTGTACTGGAAGTTGAACCCTGAGAACTACGAGAATGATTCGGAGCTTGGCAAGATTAGAGAAGAAAGGGGTTACGATTACATG GATTTACTGGATTTGTGTCCCGAGAAAGTCAGCAACTACGAAGAGAAGCTGAGGAACTTTTTCACAGAACACATTCACAAGGATGAAGAGATTCGGTACTGCCTAGCCGGAAGTGGCTACTTTGATGTTAGGGACAAGGATGACCGTTGGATCCGAATCTGGATGCAACCGGGAGATCTCATTGTCCTTCCAGCCGGAATCTACCACAGGTTCACTCTCGACACCAGCAACTACATCAAG CTAATGAGGCTGTTCGTGGGAGAACCGGTTTGGACAGCATACAACCGGCCACAGGAAGAACATCCAGTTAGGAAACAGTATACAAAGGGCTTAACCCACAAGTTTGGAGAAGCCATTAAAGCTCATTAA
- the LOC104725073 gene encoding uncharacterized protein LOC104725073: MVLETVQSAEGGHLFYKCENYFDGGLHLIKSWEKAVVDEIHDLQVKNYEHEDRIAYLTRGPDGECVEPSMQWAELKFLGEEMKELQQLVRSILYTERMEELVGNSSGAQSSSRWTNNIINVAIAFLLFVLLLTMVYSAFK; this comes from the exons ATGGTTTTGGAAACAGTCCAGAGTGCTGAGGGAGGCCACTTGTTCTATAAGTgtgaaaattatttt GACGGTGGTCTTCATCTCATCAAGTCGTGGGAAAAAGCTGTGGTCGATGAAATTCACGATCTCCAGGTGAAGAACTATGAGCACGAAGACAGAATTGCATACCTCACTAGAGGACCTGATGGTGAGTGCGTTGAACCAAGTATGCAGTGGGCTGAGCTAAAATTCCTTGGCGAAGAAATGAAAGAACTACAACAACTTGTACGTTCAATATTGTACACAGAGCGAATGGAAGAGCTCGTAGGCAATTCCAGTGGTGCACAATCCTCTTCCAGATGGACCAACAATATCATAAACGTTGCCATTGCGTTCCTCCTATTCGTTCTTCTTTTAACCATGGTTTATTCTGCATTTAAATAA